Proteins from a single region of Chthoniobacterales bacterium:
- the aroQ gene encoding gamma subclass chorismate mutase AroQ yields MPRLPLLLCLLALSACATPPPATFTAAESALVSDMGRRLALAREVAWIKYLDGRPIRDPAREAAVLDSVTHAAAARGLDAIRTREFFAAQIDASCAEQAALIRQWKRGAPLPTFAPRSLGGAVRQDIDAANGALLDSLGQLS; encoded by the coding sequence ATGCCTCGCCTTCCGCTTCTCCTCTGCCTGCTCGCGCTTTCCGCCTGCGCCACGCCGCCGCCCGCGACCTTCACCGCAGCCGAGTCGGCACTCGTCTCCGACATGGGCAGGAGGCTCGCCCTTGCGCGCGAAGTCGCCTGGATCAAATACCTCGACGGCCGCCCGATCCGCGATCCGGCCCGCGAGGCCGCCGTCCTCGACTCGGTCACGCACGCCGCAGCCGCTCGCGGGCTCGACGCCATCCGGACCCGCGAATTCTTTGCGGCCCAGATCGACGCCTCCTGCGCCGAGCAGGCGGCCCTCATTCGCCAGTGGAAACGCGGCGCCCCGCTCCCAACCTTCGCCCCGCGCAGTCTCGGCGGGGCGGTCCGGCAGGACATCGATGCCGCGAACGGCGCGCTTCTCGACTCCCTCGGCCAGCTCTC